One Alligator mississippiensis isolate rAllMis1 chromosome 16, rAllMis1, whole genome shotgun sequence genomic region harbors:
- the SLC5A5 gene encoding sodium/iodide cotransporter isoform X6 — protein sequence MQRHREGAENEGQPFAWHKAASSPHPLRCVGLQGLSFWADAIGVLRRLAPGLRIPLRHRSTRGRAADRSARGAGSCTCPGGATARAAAAATSRAGGMEVFRPEMLTFSLWDYGVFGLMLLVSTAIGLFYALAKGGQKTSEDFFMGGRQMPAVPVGLSLSASFMSAVQVLGVPAEAYRYGLKFLWMCLGQALSTLLTAFVFLPVFYRLGLTSTYEYLELRFSKEVRLCGTVQYIAATVLYTGIVIYAPALILNQVTGLDIWASLLSTGAVCTFYTTIGGMKAVVWTDVFQMFVMLSGFIAIAIQGTLMVGSPGGVLGAAYNHSRVNFADFDPDPRSRYTFWTFLFGGTLVWLSMYSVNQAQVQRYVACRTEREAKLALLVNQVGLCCIVSSAVTCGIVMFALYKDCDPLLAGYISAPDQYMPYLVLDIFERYPGVPGLFLACAYSGTLSTASTSINAMAAVTVEDLIKPRMPALSPRTLILISKGLSLIYGTACITVAALSSLLGGGVLQASFTVMGVISGPLLGAFVLGMFIPACTTAASRQRQLLRHVLPVLRRPGHAVHGGRGRARQLPDRSRDAAPRAARRAVVGHREADVLGGPCQREEPFWSRPRHGSLVRLPGPGARAQRGAPPGAADQPGGGGHRGAPLGLQLRGPPAPGDQRVGLGLPVGLGCATRV from the exons ATGCAGAGGCACCGGGAGGGGGCTGAG AACGAAGGGCAACCTTTTGCTTGGCACAAAGCAGCCTCCTCGCCCCATCCTCTCCGCTGCGTCGGCCTCCAGGGTCTCTCGTTCTGGGCCGATGCGATCGGGGTCCTGAGACGGCTGGCTCCGGGGCTGAGGATCCCTCTGCGGCACCGATCAACGAGGG GCCGGGCTGCAGATCGATCTGCCCGCGGTGCAGGGAGCTGCACGTGTCCAGGTGGGGCCACGGCTCGTGCGGCCGCTGCAGCCACGTCGCGGGCGGGCGGCATGGAGGTGTTCAGGCCGGAGATGCTGACGTTCAGCCTCTGGGACTACGGGGTCTTCGGGCTGATGCTGCTGGTCTCCACGGCCATCGGGCTCTTCTACGCCCTTGCCAAGGGCGGCCAGAAGACCTCGGAAGACTTCTTCATGGGGGGCCGGCAGATGCCGGCCGTGCCCGTGGGGCTCTCGCTGTCGGCCAGCTTCATGTCGGCCGTCCAGGTGCTGGGCGTGCCAGCCGAAGCCTACCGCTACGGCCTCAAGTTCCTCTGGATGTGCCTGGGGCAGGCGCTCAGCACCCTGCTGACGGCCTTCGTCTTCCTGCCCGTCTTCTACCGCCTGGGGCTGACCAGCACCTACGAG TACCTGGAGCTGCGCTTCAGCAAGGAGGTTCGCCTGTGCGGCACCGTCCAGTACATCGCGGCCACG GTGCTGTACACGGGCATCGTCATCTACGCCCCGGCCCTGATCCTCAACCAAG TGACAGGGCTGGACATCTGGGCATCGCTGCTGTCCACGGGAGCCGTCTGCACCTTCTACACCACCATC GGCGGGATGAAGGCGGTGGTCTGGACGGACGTCTTCCAGATGTTCGTGATGCTCTCCGGGTTCATCGCCATCGCCATCCAGGGCACGTTGATGGTGGGAAGCCCCGGAGGGGTCCTGGGCGCCGCGTACAACCACTCCCGAGTGAACTTTGCTGA CTTCGACCCCGACCCCCGGAGCCGCTACACCTTCTGGACTTTCCTCTTCGGGGGCACGCTGGTCTGGCTGTCCATGTACAGTGTGAACCAGGCGCAGGTCCAGCGCTACGTGGCCTGCCGGACGGAGCGCGAAGCCAAGCT CGCTCTGCTGGTGAATCAAGTGGGCCTCTGCTGCATCGTCTCCAGCGCCGTGACCTGCGGCATTGTGATGTTTGCGCTCTACAAGGACTGCGACCCGCTCCTGGCCGGATACATCTCTGCCCCCGACCag TACATGCCCTACCTGGTCCTGGACATCTTTGAGAGGTACCCAGGTGTGCCCGGCCTCTTCCTGGCGTGTGCGTACAGCGGGACCCTCAG cacgGCATCCACCAGCATCAACGCCATGGCGGCCGTCACCGTGGAAGACCTCATCAAGCCCCGGATGCCGGCCCTGTCCCCCCGGACCCTCATCCTCATCTCCAAGGGACTCT CGCTGATCTACGGCACCGCGTGCATCACGGTGGCAGCCTTGTCCTCGCTGCTGGGGGGCGGCGTGCTCCAG gCCTCCTTTACCGTCATGGGGGTGATCAGCGGCCCCTTGCTGGGCGCCTTCGTGCTGGGGATGTTCATCCCAGCTTGCACCACGGCC GCCAGCCGCCAGCGACAACTTCTACGCCATGTCCTACCTGTACTACGGCGCCCTGGGCACGCTGTCCACGGTGGGCGTGGGCGTGCTCGCCAGCTACCTGACAG GTCCCGCGACGCAGCGCCGCGTGCGGCCCGGCGTGCTGTGGTGGGACATCGTGAAGCAGACGTCCTTGGCGGCCCCTGCCAGCGGGAAGAGCCCTTTTGGTCACGGCCCAGACACG gttCCCTCGTCCGCCTGCCCGGTCCCGGGGCCCGGGCGCAGCGCGGAGCCCCGCCAGGCGCTGCTGATCAGCCAGGAGGAGGTGGACACCGGGGAGCCCCTCTGGGCCTGCAGCTCCGTGGACCACCTGCTCCGGGAGACCAACGTGTAGGGCTGGGGcttcctgtggggctgggctgcgccaCGCGGGTCTGA
- the SLC5A5 gene encoding sodium/iodide cotransporter isoform X1 produces MQRHREGAENEGQPFAWHKAASSPHPLRCVGLQGLSFWADAIGVLRRLAPGLRIPLRHRSTRGRAADRSARGAGSCTCPGGATARAAAAATSRAGGMEVFRPEMLTFSLWDYGVFGLMLLVSTAIGLFYALAKGGQKTSEDFFMGGRQMPAVPVGLSLSASFMSAVQVLGVPAEAYRYGLKFLWMCLGQALSTLLTAFVFLPVFYRLGLTSTYEYLELRFSKEVRLCGTVQYIAATVLYTGIVIYAPALILNQVTGLDIWASLLSTGAVCTFYTTIGGMKAVVWTDVFQMFVMLSGFIAIAIQGTLMVGSPGGVLGAAYNHSRVNFADFDPDPRSRYTFWTFLFGGTLVWLSMYSVNQAQVQRYVACRTEREAKLALLVNQVGLCCIVSSAVTCGIVMFALYKDCDPLLAGYISAPDQYMPYLVLDIFERYPGVPGLFLACAYSGTLSTASTSINAMAAVTVEDLIKPRMPALSPRTLILISKGLSLIYGTACITVAALSSLLGGGVLQASFTVMGVISGPLLGAFVLGMFIPACTTAVSPAPAWRGGLPGTRASPRVTAGPGGRSVSWDDGEGVLQGGNKHANHPAPRERSRGWGPASSCPSGWPWGAPCTPPAPPPWGCCPRTAPSARSTTPATAPTAPSSWDRCPPATSRCPRTGERRGRISRGPWRFLARPSLPLRHAALALQASRQRQLLRHVLPVLRRPGHAVHGGRGRARQLPDRSRDAAPRAARRAVVGHREADVLGGPCQREEPFWSRPRHGSLVRLPGPGARAQRGAPPGAADQPGGGGHRGAPLGLQLRGPPAPGDQRVGLGLPVGLGCATRV; encoded by the exons ATGCAGAGGCACCGGGAGGGGGCTGAG AACGAAGGGCAACCTTTTGCTTGGCACAAAGCAGCCTCCTCGCCCCATCCTCTCCGCTGCGTCGGCCTCCAGGGTCTCTCGTTCTGGGCCGATGCGATCGGGGTCCTGAGACGGCTGGCTCCGGGGCTGAGGATCCCTCTGCGGCACCGATCAACGAGGG GCCGGGCTGCAGATCGATCTGCCCGCGGTGCAGGGAGCTGCACGTGTCCAGGTGGGGCCACGGCTCGTGCGGCCGCTGCAGCCACGTCGCGGGCGGGCGGCATGGAGGTGTTCAGGCCGGAGATGCTGACGTTCAGCCTCTGGGACTACGGGGTCTTCGGGCTGATGCTGCTGGTCTCCACGGCCATCGGGCTCTTCTACGCCCTTGCCAAGGGCGGCCAGAAGACCTCGGAAGACTTCTTCATGGGGGGCCGGCAGATGCCGGCCGTGCCCGTGGGGCTCTCGCTGTCGGCCAGCTTCATGTCGGCCGTCCAGGTGCTGGGCGTGCCAGCCGAAGCCTACCGCTACGGCCTCAAGTTCCTCTGGATGTGCCTGGGGCAGGCGCTCAGCACCCTGCTGACGGCCTTCGTCTTCCTGCCCGTCTTCTACCGCCTGGGGCTGACCAGCACCTACGAG TACCTGGAGCTGCGCTTCAGCAAGGAGGTTCGCCTGTGCGGCACCGTCCAGTACATCGCGGCCACG GTGCTGTACACGGGCATCGTCATCTACGCCCCGGCCCTGATCCTCAACCAAG TGACAGGGCTGGACATCTGGGCATCGCTGCTGTCCACGGGAGCCGTCTGCACCTTCTACACCACCATC GGCGGGATGAAGGCGGTGGTCTGGACGGACGTCTTCCAGATGTTCGTGATGCTCTCCGGGTTCATCGCCATCGCCATCCAGGGCACGTTGATGGTGGGAAGCCCCGGAGGGGTCCTGGGCGCCGCGTACAACCACTCCCGAGTGAACTTTGCTGA CTTCGACCCCGACCCCCGGAGCCGCTACACCTTCTGGACTTTCCTCTTCGGGGGCACGCTGGTCTGGCTGTCCATGTACAGTGTGAACCAGGCGCAGGTCCAGCGCTACGTGGCCTGCCGGACGGAGCGCGAAGCCAAGCT CGCTCTGCTGGTGAATCAAGTGGGCCTCTGCTGCATCGTCTCCAGCGCCGTGACCTGCGGCATTGTGATGTTTGCGCTCTACAAGGACTGCGACCCGCTCCTGGCCGGATACATCTCTGCCCCCGACCag TACATGCCCTACCTGGTCCTGGACATCTTTGAGAGGTACCCAGGTGTGCCCGGCCTCTTCCTGGCGTGTGCGTACAGCGGGACCCTCAG cacgGCATCCACCAGCATCAACGCCATGGCGGCCGTCACCGTGGAAGACCTCATCAAGCCCCGGATGCCGGCCCTGTCCCCCCGGACCCTCATCCTCATCTCCAAGGGACTCT CGCTGATCTACGGCACCGCGTGCATCACGGTGGCAGCCTTGTCCTCGCTGCTGGGGGGCGGCGTGCTCCAG gCCTCCTTTACCGTCATGGGGGTGATCAGCGGCCCCTTGCTGGGCGCCTTCGTGCTGGGGATGTTCATCCCAGCTTGCACCACGGCCGTGAGTCCCGCGCCTGCTTGGAGGGGAGGGCTCCCCGGGACCCGGGCAAGTCCGAGGGTGACCGCCGGGCCAGGAGGAAGGTCCGTGAGCTGGGACGATGGGGAGGGGGTCTTGCAGGGTGGGAACAAGCATGCCAACCATCCTGCCCCCAGGGAGCGTTCACGGGGCTGGGGGCCGGCTTCGTCCTGTCCTTCTGGGTGGCCGTGGGGGGCACCCTGTACCCCCCCAGCGCCGCCACCATGGGGGTGCTGCCCACGTACGGCACCCTCTGCCCGCTCTACAACACCAGCCACGGCCCCAACGGCACCGTCGTCCTGGGACCGCTGCCCCCCCGCAACGTCTCGGTGCCCGCGGACAGGTGAGCGCCGGGGCCGGATCAGCCGTGGGCCGTGGCGCTTCCTTGCACGACCGTCATTGCCTCTCCGCCACGCCGCGCTTGCTTTGCAGGCCAGCCGCCAGCGACAACTTCTACGCCATGTCCTACCTGTACTACGGCGCCCTGGGCACGCTGTCCACGGTGGGCGTGGGCGTGCTCGCCAGCTACCTGACAG GTCCCGCGACGCAGCGCCGCGTGCGGCCCGGCGTGCTGTGGTGGGACATCGTGAAGCAGACGTCCTTGGCGGCCCCTGCCAGCGGGAAGAGCCCTTTTGGTCACGGCCCAGACACG gttCCCTCGTCCGCCTGCCCGGTCCCGGGGCCCGGGCGCAGCGCGGAGCCCCGCCAGGCGCTGCTGATCAGCCAGGAGGAGGTGGACACCGGGGAGCCCCTCTGGGCCTGCAGCTCCGTGGACCACCTGCTCCGGGAGACCAACGTGTAGGGCTGGGGcttcctgtggggctgggctgcgccaCGCGGGTCTGA
- the SLC5A5 gene encoding sodium/iodide cotransporter isoform X4: protein MQRHREGAENEGQPFAWHKAASSPHPLRCVGLQGLSFWADAIGVLRRLAPGLRIPLRHRSTRGRAADRSARGAGSCTCPGGATARAAAAATSRAGGMEVFRPEMLTFSLWDYGVFGLMLLVSTAIGLFYALAKGGQKTSEDFFMGGRQMPAVPVGLSLSASFMSAVQVLGVPAEAYRYGLKFLWMCLGQALSTLLTAFVFLPVFYRLGLTSTYEYLELRFSKEVRLCGTVQYIAATVLYTGIVIYAPALILNQVTGLDIWASLLSTGAVCTFYTTIGGMKAVVWTDVFQMFVMLSGFIAIAIQGTLMVGSPGGVLGAAYNHSRVNFADFDPDPRSRYTFWTFLFGGTLVWLSMYSVNQAQVQRYVACRTEREAKLALLVNQVGLCCIVSSAVTCGIVMFALYKDCDPLLAGYISAPDQYMPYLVLDIFERYPGVPGLFLACAYSGTLSTASTSINAMAAVTVEDLIKPRMPALSPRTLILISKGLSLIYGTACITVAALSSLLGGGVLQASFTVMGVISGPLLGAFVLGMFIPACTTAGAFTGLGAGFVLSFWVAVGGTLYPPSAATMGVLPTYGTLCPLYNTSHGPNGTVVLGPLPPRNVSVPADRPAASDNFYAMSYLYYGALGTLSTVGVGVLASYLTGSLVRLPGPGARAQRGAPPGAADQPGGGGHRGAPLGLQLRGPPAPGDQRVGLGLPVGLGCATRV, encoded by the exons ATGCAGAGGCACCGGGAGGGGGCTGAG AACGAAGGGCAACCTTTTGCTTGGCACAAAGCAGCCTCCTCGCCCCATCCTCTCCGCTGCGTCGGCCTCCAGGGTCTCTCGTTCTGGGCCGATGCGATCGGGGTCCTGAGACGGCTGGCTCCGGGGCTGAGGATCCCTCTGCGGCACCGATCAACGAGGG GCCGGGCTGCAGATCGATCTGCCCGCGGTGCAGGGAGCTGCACGTGTCCAGGTGGGGCCACGGCTCGTGCGGCCGCTGCAGCCACGTCGCGGGCGGGCGGCATGGAGGTGTTCAGGCCGGAGATGCTGACGTTCAGCCTCTGGGACTACGGGGTCTTCGGGCTGATGCTGCTGGTCTCCACGGCCATCGGGCTCTTCTACGCCCTTGCCAAGGGCGGCCAGAAGACCTCGGAAGACTTCTTCATGGGGGGCCGGCAGATGCCGGCCGTGCCCGTGGGGCTCTCGCTGTCGGCCAGCTTCATGTCGGCCGTCCAGGTGCTGGGCGTGCCAGCCGAAGCCTACCGCTACGGCCTCAAGTTCCTCTGGATGTGCCTGGGGCAGGCGCTCAGCACCCTGCTGACGGCCTTCGTCTTCCTGCCCGTCTTCTACCGCCTGGGGCTGACCAGCACCTACGAG TACCTGGAGCTGCGCTTCAGCAAGGAGGTTCGCCTGTGCGGCACCGTCCAGTACATCGCGGCCACG GTGCTGTACACGGGCATCGTCATCTACGCCCCGGCCCTGATCCTCAACCAAG TGACAGGGCTGGACATCTGGGCATCGCTGCTGTCCACGGGAGCCGTCTGCACCTTCTACACCACCATC GGCGGGATGAAGGCGGTGGTCTGGACGGACGTCTTCCAGATGTTCGTGATGCTCTCCGGGTTCATCGCCATCGCCATCCAGGGCACGTTGATGGTGGGAAGCCCCGGAGGGGTCCTGGGCGCCGCGTACAACCACTCCCGAGTGAACTTTGCTGA CTTCGACCCCGACCCCCGGAGCCGCTACACCTTCTGGACTTTCCTCTTCGGGGGCACGCTGGTCTGGCTGTCCATGTACAGTGTGAACCAGGCGCAGGTCCAGCGCTACGTGGCCTGCCGGACGGAGCGCGAAGCCAAGCT CGCTCTGCTGGTGAATCAAGTGGGCCTCTGCTGCATCGTCTCCAGCGCCGTGACCTGCGGCATTGTGATGTTTGCGCTCTACAAGGACTGCGACCCGCTCCTGGCCGGATACATCTCTGCCCCCGACCag TACATGCCCTACCTGGTCCTGGACATCTTTGAGAGGTACCCAGGTGTGCCCGGCCTCTTCCTGGCGTGTGCGTACAGCGGGACCCTCAG cacgGCATCCACCAGCATCAACGCCATGGCGGCCGTCACCGTGGAAGACCTCATCAAGCCCCGGATGCCGGCCCTGTCCCCCCGGACCCTCATCCTCATCTCCAAGGGACTCT CGCTGATCTACGGCACCGCGTGCATCACGGTGGCAGCCTTGTCCTCGCTGCTGGGGGGCGGCGTGCTCCAG gCCTCCTTTACCGTCATGGGGGTGATCAGCGGCCCCTTGCTGGGCGCCTTCGTGCTGGGGATGTTCATCCCAGCTTGCACCACGGCC GGAGCGTTCACGGGGCTGGGGGCCGGCTTCGTCCTGTCCTTCTGGGTGGCCGTGGGGGGCACCCTGTACCCCCCCAGCGCCGCCACCATGGGGGTGCTGCCCACGTACGGCACCCTCTGCCCGCTCTACAACACCAGCCACGGCCCCAACGGCACCGTCGTCCTGGGACCGCTGCCCCCCCGCAACGTCTCGGTGCCCGCGGACAG GCCAGCCGCCAGCGACAACTTCTACGCCATGTCCTACCTGTACTACGGCGCCCTGGGCACGCTGTCCACGGTGGGCGTGGGCGTGCTCGCCAGCTACCTGACAG gttCCCTCGTCCGCCTGCCCGGTCCCGGGGCCCGGGCGCAGCGCGGAGCCCCGCCAGGCGCTGCTGATCAGCCAGGAGGAGGTGGACACCGGGGAGCCCCTCTGGGCCTGCAGCTCCGTGGACCACCTGCTCCGGGAGACCAACGTGTAGGGCTGGGGcttcctgtggggctgggctgcgccaCGCGGGTCTGA
- the SLC5A5 gene encoding sodium/iodide cotransporter isoform X5, whose translation MEVFRPEMLTFSLWDYGVFGLMLLVSTAIGLFYALAKGGQKTSEDFFMGGRQMPAVPVGLSLSASFMSAVQVLGVPAEAYRYGLKFLWMCLGQALSTLLTAFVFLPVFYRLGLTSTYEYLELRFSKEVRLCGTVQYIAATVLYTGIVIYAPALILNQVTGLDIWASLLSTGAVCTFYTTIGGMKAVVWTDVFQMFVMLSGFIAIAIQGTLMVGSPGGVLGAAYNHSRVNFADFDPDPRSRYTFWTFLFGGTLVWLSMYSVNQAQVQRYVACRTEREAKLALLVNQVGLCCIVSSAVTCGIVMFALYKDCDPLLAGYISAPDQYMPYLVLDIFERYPGVPGLFLACAYSGTLSTASTSINAMAAVTVEDLIKPRMPALSPRTLILISKGLSLIYGTACITVAALSSLLGGGVLQASFTVMGVISGPLLGAFVLGMFIPACTTAVSPAPAWRGGLPGTRASPRVTAGPGGRSVSWDDGEGVLQGGNKHANHPAPRERSRGWGPASSCPSGWPWGAPCTPPAPPPWGCCPRTAPSARSTTPATAPTAPSSWDRCPPATSRCPRTGERRGRISRGPWRFLARPSLPLRHAALALQASRQRQLLRHVLPVLRRPGHAVHGGRGRARQLPDRSRDAAPRAARRAVVGHREADVLGGPCQREEPFWSRPRHGSLVRLPGPGARAQRGAPPGAADQPGGGGHRGAPLGLQLRGPPAPGDQRVGLGLPVGLGCATRV comes from the exons ATGGAGGTGTTCAGGCCGGAGATGCTGACGTTCAGCCTCTGGGACTACGGGGTCTTCGGGCTGATGCTGCTGGTCTCCACGGCCATCGGGCTCTTCTACGCCCTTGCCAAGGGCGGCCAGAAGACCTCGGAAGACTTCTTCATGGGGGGCCGGCAGATGCCGGCCGTGCCCGTGGGGCTCTCGCTGTCGGCCAGCTTCATGTCGGCCGTCCAGGTGCTGGGCGTGCCAGCCGAAGCCTACCGCTACGGCCTCAAGTTCCTCTGGATGTGCCTGGGGCAGGCGCTCAGCACCCTGCTGACGGCCTTCGTCTTCCTGCCCGTCTTCTACCGCCTGGGGCTGACCAGCACCTACGAG TACCTGGAGCTGCGCTTCAGCAAGGAGGTTCGCCTGTGCGGCACCGTCCAGTACATCGCGGCCACG GTGCTGTACACGGGCATCGTCATCTACGCCCCGGCCCTGATCCTCAACCAAG TGACAGGGCTGGACATCTGGGCATCGCTGCTGTCCACGGGAGCCGTCTGCACCTTCTACACCACCATC GGCGGGATGAAGGCGGTGGTCTGGACGGACGTCTTCCAGATGTTCGTGATGCTCTCCGGGTTCATCGCCATCGCCATCCAGGGCACGTTGATGGTGGGAAGCCCCGGAGGGGTCCTGGGCGCCGCGTACAACCACTCCCGAGTGAACTTTGCTGA CTTCGACCCCGACCCCCGGAGCCGCTACACCTTCTGGACTTTCCTCTTCGGGGGCACGCTGGTCTGGCTGTCCATGTACAGTGTGAACCAGGCGCAGGTCCAGCGCTACGTGGCCTGCCGGACGGAGCGCGAAGCCAAGCT CGCTCTGCTGGTGAATCAAGTGGGCCTCTGCTGCATCGTCTCCAGCGCCGTGACCTGCGGCATTGTGATGTTTGCGCTCTACAAGGACTGCGACCCGCTCCTGGCCGGATACATCTCTGCCCCCGACCag TACATGCCCTACCTGGTCCTGGACATCTTTGAGAGGTACCCAGGTGTGCCCGGCCTCTTCCTGGCGTGTGCGTACAGCGGGACCCTCAG cacgGCATCCACCAGCATCAACGCCATGGCGGCCGTCACCGTGGAAGACCTCATCAAGCCCCGGATGCCGGCCCTGTCCCCCCGGACCCTCATCCTCATCTCCAAGGGACTCT CGCTGATCTACGGCACCGCGTGCATCACGGTGGCAGCCTTGTCCTCGCTGCTGGGGGGCGGCGTGCTCCAG gCCTCCTTTACCGTCATGGGGGTGATCAGCGGCCCCTTGCTGGGCGCCTTCGTGCTGGGGATGTTCATCCCAGCTTGCACCACGGCCGTGAGTCCCGCGCCTGCTTGGAGGGGAGGGCTCCCCGGGACCCGGGCAAGTCCGAGGGTGACCGCCGGGCCAGGAGGAAGGTCCGTGAGCTGGGACGATGGGGAGGGGGTCTTGCAGGGTGGGAACAAGCATGCCAACCATCCTGCCCCCAGGGAGCGTTCACGGGGCTGGGGGCCGGCTTCGTCCTGTCCTTCTGGGTGGCCGTGGGGGGCACCCTGTACCCCCCCAGCGCCGCCACCATGGGGGTGCTGCCCACGTACGGCACCCTCTGCCCGCTCTACAACACCAGCCACGGCCCCAACGGCACCGTCGTCCTGGGACCGCTGCCCCCCCGCAACGTCTCGGTGCCCGCGGACAGGTGAGCGCCGGGGCCGGATCAGCCGTGGGCCGTGGCGCTTCCTTGCACGACCGTCATTGCCTCTCCGCCACGCCGCGCTTGCTTTGCAGGCCAGCCGCCAGCGACAACTTCTACGCCATGTCCTACCTGTACTACGGCGCCCTGGGCACGCTGTCCACGGTGGGCGTGGGCGTGCTCGCCAGCTACCTGACAG GTCCCGCGACGCAGCGCCGCGTGCGGCCCGGCGTGCTGTGGTGGGACATCGTGAAGCAGACGTCCTTGGCGGCCCCTGCCAGCGGGAAGAGCCCTTTTGGTCACGGCCCAGACACG gttCCCTCGTCCGCCTGCCCGGTCCCGGGGCCCGGGCGCAGCGCGGAGCCCCGCCAGGCGCTGCTGATCAGCCAGGAGGAGGTGGACACCGGGGAGCCCCTCTGGGCCTGCAGCTCCGTGGACCACCTGCTCCGGGAGACCAACGTGTAGGGCTGGGGcttcctgtggggctgggctgcgccaCGCGGGTCTGA
- the SLC5A5 gene encoding sodium/iodide cotransporter isoform X3 — protein sequence MQRHREGAENEGQPFAWHKAASSPHPLRCVGLQGLSFWADAIGVLRRLAPGLRIPLRHRSTRGRAADRSARGAGSCTCPGGATARAAAAATSRAGGMEVFRPEMLTFSLWDYGVFGLMLLVSTAIGLFYALAKGGQKTSEDFFMGGRQMPAVPVGLSLSASFMSAVQVLGVPAEAYRYGLKFLWMCLGQALSTLLTAFVFLPVFYRLGLTSTYEYLELRFSKEVRLCGTVQYIAATVLYTGIVIYAPALILNQVTGLDIWASLLSTGAVCTFYTTIGGMKAVVWTDVFQMFVMLSGFIAIAIQGTLMVGSPGGVLGAAYNHSRVNFADFDPDPRSRYTFWTFLFGGTLVWLSMYSVNQAQVQRYVACRTEREAKLALLVNQVGLCCIVSSAVTCGIVMFALYKDCDPLLAGYISAPDQYMPYLVLDIFERYPGVPGLFLACAYSGTLSTASTSINAMAAVTVEDLIKPRMPALSPRTLILISKGLSLIYGTACITVAALSSLLGGGVLQASFTVMGVISGPLLGAFVLGMFIPACTTAGAFTGLGAGFVLSFWVAVGGTLYPPSAATMGVLPTYGTLCPLYNTSHGPNGTVVLGPLPPRNVSVPADRPAASDNFYAMSYLYYGALGTLSTVGVGVLASYLTGPATQRRVRPGVLWWDIVKQTSLAAPASGKSPFGHGPDTVPSSACPVPGPGRSAEPRQALLISQEEVDTGEPLWACSSVDHLLRETNV from the exons ATGCAGAGGCACCGGGAGGGGGCTGAG AACGAAGGGCAACCTTTTGCTTGGCACAAAGCAGCCTCCTCGCCCCATCCTCTCCGCTGCGTCGGCCTCCAGGGTCTCTCGTTCTGGGCCGATGCGATCGGGGTCCTGAGACGGCTGGCTCCGGGGCTGAGGATCCCTCTGCGGCACCGATCAACGAGGG GCCGGGCTGCAGATCGATCTGCCCGCGGTGCAGGGAGCTGCACGTGTCCAGGTGGGGCCACGGCTCGTGCGGCCGCTGCAGCCACGTCGCGGGCGGGCGGCATGGAGGTGTTCAGGCCGGAGATGCTGACGTTCAGCCTCTGGGACTACGGGGTCTTCGGGCTGATGCTGCTGGTCTCCACGGCCATCGGGCTCTTCTACGCCCTTGCCAAGGGCGGCCAGAAGACCTCGGAAGACTTCTTCATGGGGGGCCGGCAGATGCCGGCCGTGCCCGTGGGGCTCTCGCTGTCGGCCAGCTTCATGTCGGCCGTCCAGGTGCTGGGCGTGCCAGCCGAAGCCTACCGCTACGGCCTCAAGTTCCTCTGGATGTGCCTGGGGCAGGCGCTCAGCACCCTGCTGACGGCCTTCGTCTTCCTGCCCGTCTTCTACCGCCTGGGGCTGACCAGCACCTACGAG TACCTGGAGCTGCGCTTCAGCAAGGAGGTTCGCCTGTGCGGCACCGTCCAGTACATCGCGGCCACG GTGCTGTACACGGGCATCGTCATCTACGCCCCGGCCCTGATCCTCAACCAAG TGACAGGGCTGGACATCTGGGCATCGCTGCTGTCCACGGGAGCCGTCTGCACCTTCTACACCACCATC GGCGGGATGAAGGCGGTGGTCTGGACGGACGTCTTCCAGATGTTCGTGATGCTCTCCGGGTTCATCGCCATCGCCATCCAGGGCACGTTGATGGTGGGAAGCCCCGGAGGGGTCCTGGGCGCCGCGTACAACCACTCCCGAGTGAACTTTGCTGA CTTCGACCCCGACCCCCGGAGCCGCTACACCTTCTGGACTTTCCTCTTCGGGGGCACGCTGGTCTGGCTGTCCATGTACAGTGTGAACCAGGCGCAGGTCCAGCGCTACGTGGCCTGCCGGACGGAGCGCGAAGCCAAGCT CGCTCTGCTGGTGAATCAAGTGGGCCTCTGCTGCATCGTCTCCAGCGCCGTGACCTGCGGCATTGTGATGTTTGCGCTCTACAAGGACTGCGACCCGCTCCTGGCCGGATACATCTCTGCCCCCGACCag TACATGCCCTACCTGGTCCTGGACATCTTTGAGAGGTACCCAGGTGTGCCCGGCCTCTTCCTGGCGTGTGCGTACAGCGGGACCCTCAG cacgGCATCCACCAGCATCAACGCCATGGCGGCCGTCACCGTGGAAGACCTCATCAAGCCCCGGATGCCGGCCCTGTCCCCCCGGACCCTCATCCTCATCTCCAAGGGACTCT CGCTGATCTACGGCACCGCGTGCATCACGGTGGCAGCCTTGTCCTCGCTGCTGGGGGGCGGCGTGCTCCAG gCCTCCTTTACCGTCATGGGGGTGATCAGCGGCCCCTTGCTGGGCGCCTTCGTGCTGGGGATGTTCATCCCAGCTTGCACCACGGCC GGAGCGTTCACGGGGCTGGGGGCCGGCTTCGTCCTGTCCTTCTGGGTGGCCGTGGGGGGCACCCTGTACCCCCCCAGCGCCGCCACCATGGGGGTGCTGCCCACGTACGGCACCCTCTGCCCGCTCTACAACACCAGCCACGGCCCCAACGGCACCGTCGTCCTGGGACCGCTGCCCCCCCGCAACGTCTCGGTGCCCGCGGACAG GCCAGCCGCCAGCGACAACTTCTACGCCATGTCCTACCTGTACTACGGCGCCCTGGGCACGCTGTCCACGGTGGGCGTGGGCGTGCTCGCCAGCTACCTGACAG GTCCCGCGACGCAGCGCCGCGTGCGGCCCGGCGTGCTGTGGTGGGACATCGTGAAGCAGACGTCCTTGGCGGCCCCTGCCAGCGGGAAGAGCCCTTTTGGTCACGGCCCAGACACG gttCCCTCGTCCGCCTGCCCGGTCCCGGGGCCCGGGCGCAGCGCGGAGCCCCGCCAGGCGCTGCTGATCAGCCAGGAGGAGGTGGACACCGGGGAGCCCCTCTGGGCCTGCAGCTCCGTGGACCACCTGCTCCGGGAGACCAACGTGTAG